From a region of the Constantimarinum furrinae genome:
- a CDS encoding PfkB family carbohydrate kinase produces MSKLVIVGTVAFDAIETPFGKTDKILGGAATYIGLSAAQFNVDSAIVSVVGGDFPSEYITMLESKGIDVSGLEIVEEGKTFFWSGKYHNDMNSRDTLVTELNVLADFNPKVPSAYTDAEVVMLGNLHPLVQLSVIEQMDSPKLVILDTMNFWMDNTLEELMQVIAKVDVITINDEEARQLTGEYSLVVAAQKIMAMGPDYVVIKKGEHGALLFHQNDVFYAPALPLEEVFDPTGAGDTFAGGFAGFLAKSGDISFENMKQAVIFGSCLASFCVERFGTERMLELSKKEIHQRLQQFKSLTQFEIELT; encoded by the coding sequence ATGAGTAAGTTAGTAATAGTTGGAACCGTTGCCTTCGATGCCATTGAAACCCCTTTCGGGAAAACCGATAAGATCTTGGGTGGCGCCGCAACTTATATCGGTCTTTCCGCAGCACAATTTAATGTGGACTCGGCCATTGTTTCGGTAGTGGGGGGAGATTTTCCTTCGGAATATATAACAATGCTCGAAAGCAAAGGTATTGATGTTTCAGGCCTCGAGATCGTAGAAGAAGGAAAAACCTTTTTCTGGAGCGGGAAATATCACAATGATATGAATTCCCGTGACACTTTAGTAACAGAGCTTAATGTATTGGCCGATTTTAATCCGAAGGTACCTTCAGCATATACAGACGCAGAAGTGGTAATGCTTGGGAACCTTCATCCACTAGTGCAGTTGAGCGTTATTGAACAAATGGATAGCCCCAAACTTGTGATCCTCGATACCATGAACTTCTGGATGGACAACACCCTTGAAGAGTTGATGCAGGTAATCGCAAAGGTCGATGTAATAACGATAAACGATGAGGAAGCACGACAGCTAACCGGAGAATATTCGCTGGTTGTGGCTGCTCAAAAGATCATGGCGATGGGACCCGATTATGTGGTTATTAAAAAAGGAGAGCACGGAGCATTATTATTTCACCAAAACGATGTGTTTTACGCACCCGCCCTGCCGCTGGAAGAAGTTTTTGACCCCACCGGAGCCGGAGATACTTTTGCAGGAGGCTTTGCCGGATTTTTGGCCAAGAGTGGTGATATAAGTTTTGAAAATATGAAACAGGCGGTGATCTTCGGGTCCTGTCTCGCCTCATTCTGTGTAGAGCGCTTTGGAACAGAACGGATGCTTGAGTTATCCAAAAAAGAAATTCATCAGCGCTTGCAGCAGTTTAAGAGCCTGACACAATTTGAAATAGAATTAACATGA
- the fabF gene encoding beta-ketoacyl-ACP synthase II has protein sequence MELKRVVVTGLGALTPIGNSISEYWDGLVNGKSGCAPITYFDTEKFKTKFACEIKNYNPEDHFDRKEARKLDRFAQYALVSSDEAIEDAGFNLDEIDKFRVGVIWGAGIGGLETFQNEVINFAKGDGTPRFNPFFIPKMIADIAPGNISIKHGFMGPNYTTVSACASSANAMIDALNYIRLGHCDIIVTGGSEAAVTQAGMGGFNAMHALSTRNDSPETASRPFDATRDGFVLGEGAGALILEEYEHAKKRGAKIYAEIIGGGMSSDAYHMTAPHPDGIGVERVMLNCLRDANVKPEEVDAINTHGTSTPLGDVAELIAIGKVFGDHAKDININSTKSMTGHLLGAAGAIEAIASILAMQHGTVPPTINHTTVDENIDPDLNLTLNKAQKRDIKICMSNTFGFGGHNACVLFKRHEA, from the coding sequence ATGGAATTAAAGCGAGTTGTAGTAACAGGTCTTGGCGCCCTTACTCCTATTGGTAACTCTATTTCAGAATATTGGGATGGGTTAGTAAACGGGAAAAGCGGTTGTGCACCGATTACCTATTTTGATACTGAAAAGTTCAAGACAAAGTTCGCTTGTGAAATAAAGAATTATAATCCAGAAGATCATTTCGACAGAAAAGAAGCCAGAAAGCTAGATCGTTTTGCTCAGTATGCCCTTGTTTCATCAGATGAAGCAATAGAAGACGCAGGATTCAATCTCGATGAGATCGATAAATTCAGAGTCGGGGTAATATGGGGAGCAGGGATTGGCGGACTGGAAACTTTTCAGAATGAAGTAATAAATTTTGCAAAAGGGGATGGAACACCGCGTTTCAACCCCTTTTTTATTCCCAAAATGATAGCCGATATTGCCCCGGGTAATATTTCTATCAAACACGGGTTTATGGGGCCAAATTATACTACGGTATCTGCATGCGCCTCTTCGGCAAATGCAATGATCGATGCACTAAATTATATTCGGTTAGGTCATTGTGATATTATTGTCACTGGTGGAAGTGAGGCAGCCGTTACGCAAGCCGGAATGGGCGGGTTTAACGCCATGCATGCACTTTCTACACGAAATGACAGCCCCGAAACCGCTTCCAGACCATTCGACGCTACCCGCGACGGATTTGTATTGGGAGAAGGAGCAGGTGCTTTAATCCTTGAAGAATACGAGCACGCTAAGAAACGAGGTGCTAAAATATATGCCGAAATAATTGGTGGAGGAATGTCTAGTGATGCATATCATATGACAGCCCCACACCCCGATGGAATTGGAGTGGAACGTGTAATGCTGAATTGCCTCCGCGATGCCAACGTAAAACCGGAAGAGGTTGATGCCATTAATACTCATGGTACTTCAACACCACTGGGTGATGTTGCCGAATTAATAGCTATTGGAAAAGTATTTGGTGATCATGCTAAGGATATCAACATTAATTCTACCAAGTCTATGACCGGCCATTTGTTGGGAGCTGCCGGGGCCATTGAAGCTATTGCTTCTATACTTGCAATGCAACACGGCACGGTACCACCTACCATCAATCACACCACTGTGGATGAGAATATTGACCCGGATCTGAATCTTACACTCAACAAGGCACAGAAAAGAGACATTAAGATCTGCATGAGCAATACCTTTGGTTTTGGAGGGCACAATGCCTGTGTACTATTTAAAAGACATGAGGCCTAA
- the pyk gene encoding pyruvate kinase, with product MPEFKRTKIVATLGPATSERAVVKRMIEEGVNVFRVNFSHADYSDVKRSLKMIRSVQKELKTSTAILADLQGPKLRVGLMKEEVVVDTGDELYFCTGEEFEGTRDRIYMNYDNFPKDVNPGERILLDDGKLIFEVLKTNKKDEVKARVIQGGPLRSKKGVNLPNTSISLPALTAKDKEDAIFAISQQVDWIALSFVRNSDDLKELQAIIEAHSEYKIPIIAKIEKPEAVENIDKIIAYCDGIMVARGDLGVEVPAEEVPLIQKELVLTAKRARIPVIIATQMMETMITSLTPTRAEVNDVANSVMDGADAVMLSGETSVGKYPVEVIKTMSNILKRVENSALIHVPQEPPHIRTNRYITKSICYHAAHMANEIEAKAICTLTNSGYTAFQISAWRPSAHILVFTSNHRILSRLNLLWGVKAFFYDKFVSTDETVEDVNKIARDYGFVDKGDYLINLAAMPIADKGMVNTLRVSLVK from the coding sequence ATGCCAGAATTTAAAAGAACAAAAATAGTAGCTACACTCGGACCCGCAACTTCAGAAAGAGCTGTCGTTAAACGAATGATCGAAGAAGGGGTAAATGTCTTTAGAGTAAATTTTTCTCATGCCGATTATTCAGATGTGAAAAGGAGTCTTAAGATGATCCGAAGTGTACAAAAGGAATTAAAGACATCTACGGCAATCCTGGCCGACCTGCAAGGCCCTAAATTGCGTGTTGGTCTCATGAAGGAAGAAGTGGTAGTTGACACGGGTGATGAGCTCTATTTTTGTACCGGAGAGGAATTTGAAGGCACCCGGGACCGCATTTATATGAATTACGATAACTTTCCCAAAGATGTAAATCCGGGAGAGCGCATTTTATTAGACGATGGAAAACTCATTTTTGAGGTACTTAAGACCAATAAAAAGGATGAAGTTAAGGCTAGAGTAATTCAGGGAGGTCCATTGCGTTCCAAAAAGGGAGTCAACCTTCCCAATACCTCCATTTCTCTTCCGGCACTCACGGCCAAGGATAAGGAAGACGCTATTTTTGCCATTTCTCAACAAGTAGATTGGATCGCTTTATCATTTGTTCGAAACAGCGACGACCTTAAGGAGTTGCAGGCGATCATCGAAGCACACAGTGAGTACAAGATTCCAATTATCGCGAAGATTGAAAAACCCGAAGCAGTTGAAAATATTGATAAAATTATCGCCTATTGCGACGGAATTATGGTTGCACGTGGAGATCTCGGGGTAGAGGTGCCTGCAGAGGAAGTCCCTTTAATTCAAAAAGAATTAGTGCTCACAGCAAAACGGGCCCGAATTCCCGTGATCATCGCTACACAAATGATGGAAACCATGATCACATCGCTCACCCCAACGCGGGCCGAGGTAAACGACGTGGCAAATTCGGTAATGGACGGTGCCGATGCCGTAATGCTTTCAGGAGAGACATCCGTAGGGAAGTATCCTGTAGAAGTGATCAAGACCATGTCTAATATTTTAAAACGTGTTGAAAATTCGGCTTTAATTCATGTTCCACAGGAACCACCACATATAAGAACCAATCGTTATATCACCAAATCGATCTGCTATCACGCGGCGCACATGGCGAATGAGATCGAAGCAAAAGCAATTTGTACGCTAACCAATAGTGGTTATACTGCCTTTCAGATCTCTGCCTGGCGTCCGTCTGCTCACATTCTGGTATTTACTTCCAATCACCGGATCCTTTCACGACTTAACTTGCTATGGGGAGTAAAGGCCTTCTTTTACGATAAATTCGTTAGTACCGACGAAACCGTTGAGGATGTAAACAAGATCGCCCGTGACTACGGATTCGTAGACAAGGGCGACTATCTGATCAATCTGGCAGCCATGCCCATAGCCGATAAAGGCATGGTTAATACGCTGCGGGTTTCACTTGTAAAATAA
- a CDS encoding SH3 domain-containing protein: MKKVAFSILFIALTALMISCNNETKDTETDTTSNDLAVADIDASETSPEYLYVTAFSGLSLREFNNLNSEKLSVMPYGTKVRVLTPEKNTTMTVGGIKGGMDEVEFNHKKGFAFNGYLSRFFPPEPDINFTGYATQLKEQFPNVSFEETAGGTASKPSTTKTLMLPTTKWHEAYFVAQRLFDFPKELAFPDPKGSNQETVKDKKPKKDIWTSELRISRNDNSLEKIEYVYKAKNISRTVSIVKDGEAMKISETETIE; the protein is encoded by the coding sequence ATGAAAAAAGTAGCATTTTCCATTCTGTTTATTGCCCTTACAGCCCTTATGATCTCGTGTAACAATGAGACCAAAGACACCGAAACCGACACGACTTCAAATGATCTTGCCGTTGCCGATATCGACGCATCTGAAACTTCCCCGGAATATTTGTATGTAACAGCCTTCAGCGGACTTTCACTCCGTGAATTCAATAATCTCAATAGTGAAAAGCTTTCCGTAATGCCATATGGCACCAAAGTACGAGTGTTGACTCCTGAAAAAAACACCACCATGACCGTAGGGGGAATTAAAGGAGGCATGGATGAAGTAGAATTTAATCACAAAAAGGGTTTTGCATTTAACGGTTATCTGTCGCGATTCTTTCCTCCGGAGCCCGACATAAATTTTACGGGCTATGCCACCCAATTGAAAGAGCAGTTCCCCAACGTCTCCTTTGAAGAAACAGCAGGAGGAACGGCAAGTAAGCCATCTACCACCAAAACTCTTATGTTACCGACGACAAAGTGGCACGAAGCCTATTTTGTTGCACAGCGTCTCTTCGATTTTCCAAAAGAGCTTGCATTCCCCGATCCCAAAGGAAGCAATCAAGAAACAGTGAAGGATAAAAAACCTAAAAAGGATATCTGGACCAGTGAACTGCGCATTAGTCGTAACGACAATAGCTTAGAAAAAATAGAATATGTCTATAAAGCAAAAAACATTTCTAGAACAGTTTCTATCGTAAAAGACGGAGAGGCTATGAAGATCTCGGAAACCGAGACCATCGAATAG
- the purN gene encoding phosphoribosylglycinamide formyltransferase — translation MKKRIVVFASGSGTNTQNIIQYFQQGEVARVVLVLTNNKDAKVLDRSKQLNTKSLYFNKEDLYAADGVLNILRETNPDLIVLAGFLLKFPAHILHEFPNKVINIHPALLPKYGGKGMYGSHVHQAVLEHKEKETGITIHYVNEHYDEGAIIFQATTAVIPSDTAKTIAEKVHQLEYKWLPKVIEKILVSEENDLPLSSHPSEEREGKNYPS, via the coding sequence ATGAAGAAGCGCATTGTGGTTTTTGCTTCAGGTAGTGGTACCAATACTCAAAACATCATTCAATACTTTCAACAAGGTGAAGTTGCCAGGGTAGTTCTTGTCCTTACAAACAACAAGGATGCCAAAGTACTAGATCGTTCCAAACAGCTGAATACCAAATCGTTATACTTCAATAAAGAAGATCTATACGCAGCCGATGGTGTCTTAAATATACTGCGAGAGACGAATCCAGATCTCATAGTTCTTGCAGGCTTTCTTCTAAAATTTCCGGCGCACATTCTACATGAGTTTCCTAATAAGGTCATCAATATCCACCCCGCACTTTTGCCAAAATACGGAGGAAAGGGAATGTATGGCAGTCATGTGCATCAGGCAGTTTTGGAGCACAAAGAGAAAGAAACGGGTATTACGATCCATTATGTAAATGAACATTATGATGAGGGCGCTATCATCTTTCAGGCAACTACGGCTGTTATCCCTTCCGATACTGCCAAAACCATAGCGGAAAAAGTACACCAATTAGAATATAAGTGGCTCCCGAAAGTGATCGAAAAAATATTGGTTTCAGAAGAAAACGACCTCCCACTCAGTTCCCATCCCTCAGAGGAGCGGGAAGGCAAAAACTACCCTTCATGA
- a CDS encoding amidophosphoribosyltransferase — MSDALKHECGIAMVRLLKPLQYYKDKYGTAFYGVNKMYLMMEKQHNRGQDGAGFASIKLDVAPGERYISRVRSNASQPIQDIFAQINERINLDFEAHPEYKDDVSAQKKNIPYIGELLLGHVRYGTFGINSVENVHPFLRQNNWMHRNLIIAGNFNMTNTTELFNNLIQLGMHPKEKADTITVMEKIGHFLDDAVRKLYKKAKAKGMTKIEASPYIAENLNLAKILRKSAKDWDGGYAMAGLLGHGDAFVLRDPAGIRPAYYYKDDEVIVIASERPAIQTVFNVPFQSVHEIDPGHAVIIKKSGELQSSEILPPLERKSCSFERIYFSRGSDAEIYQERKELGRLVMPKVLKAIDHDTENTVFSFIPNTAETSFYGMLDAAQNELNKQKNEAILKEKETLTTERLLQIQEHKIRTEKIAIKDVKLRTFITEDSSRDDLVAHVYDVTYGVVKPEDNLVIIDDSIVRGTTLKKSILKMLDRLSPKQIVVVSSAPQIRYPDCYGIDMARLEALIAFRAALELHKDRGTYAIVEEIYNKCKQQTEMEDREVVNHVKELYAPFSDEEISDKIAELLSDESIKAKVKLIFQSVDDLHKACPKNLGDWYFTGDYPTAGGNRVVNRAYINFYEGNPERAY; from the coding sequence ATGAGCGACGCTTTAAAACATGAATGTGGGATTGCAATGGTGCGATTACTGAAACCATTGCAGTATTATAAGGACAAGTACGGTACTGCGTTCTACGGGGTAAATAAAATGTACCTCATGATGGAGAAGCAGCATAACAGAGGGCAGGATGGCGCCGGTTTTGCGAGTATAAAGCTGGATGTGGCTCCCGGAGAACGTTATATTAGTCGAGTACGATCCAATGCTTCTCAGCCCATTCAGGATATTTTTGCTCAGATCAATGAGCGTATAAACCTGGATTTTGAAGCCCATCCTGAATACAAGGATGACGTGTCGGCTCAGAAAAAGAACATTCCATATATCGGAGAGTTACTTCTTGGTCATGTGCGCTATGGTACCTTTGGAATCAACAGTGTTGAAAATGTACATCCCTTCCTGAGACAGAACAACTGGATGCACCGTAATCTTATCATTGCCGGGAATTTCAATATGACAAATACCACCGAGTTATTCAACAACCTCATCCAACTAGGGATGCATCCCAAGGAAAAGGCCGATACGATTACCGTTATGGAAAAAATTGGTCATTTTTTGGATGATGCAGTACGTAAATTGTACAAAAAAGCAAAAGCTAAGGGAATGACCAAAATAGAGGCTTCTCCCTATATCGCTGAAAATCTGAATCTGGCAAAGATACTTCGTAAATCGGCTAAAGACTGGGATGGCGGCTATGCTATGGCGGGTTTACTGGGTCATGGAGATGCCTTTGTGTTACGCGACCCGGCAGGAATTCGTCCGGCCTACTATTATAAGGATGACGAAGTGATCGTGATCGCTTCGGAAAGACCTGCGATACAAACTGTCTTTAATGTCCCATTCCAATCGGTACACGAAATTGATCCGGGACACGCTGTGATCATTAAAAAAAGCGGCGAATTGCAGTCGTCGGAGATCTTGCCTCCATTGGAGCGTAAATCCTGTTCATTTGAGCGTATTTATTTTTCCCGCGGAAGCGATGCCGAGATCTATCAAGAACGTAAAGAACTGGGGCGATTGGTAATGCCTAAAGTTTTAAAAGCCATAGATCACGACACCGAAAATACAGTATTTTCATTTATTCCAAATACCGCTGAAACCTCTTTCTACGGGATGCTTGATGCAGCTCAGAACGAGCTGAACAAACAAAAGAATGAGGCCATTCTTAAAGAAAAAGAGACCCTAACCACAGAGCGACTATTGCAAATTCAGGAACATAAGATCCGTACTGAAAAGATCGCGATCAAGGATGTGAAACTTCGCACTTTTATAACCGAAGACAGCAGTCGGGATGATCTGGTTGCCCATGTGTATGATGTTACTTATGGCGTTGTAAAGCCGGAGGATAACCTGGTGATCATAGACGACAGTATCGTTCGAGGAACGACTTTAAAGAAAAGTATCTTAAAAATGCTCGATCGTTTGAGCCCAAAGCAGATCGTAGTGGTATCTTCGGCACCACAAATTCGCTATCCCGATTGCTACGGAATTGATATGGCGAGACTGGAAGCGCTTATCGCATTCAGAGCAGCGTTGGAACTGCACAAGGATAGAGGGACATATGCCATCGTTGAAGAAATTTACAACAAGTGTAAGCAGCAAACCGAAATGGAGGATCGTGAAGTGGTGAACCATGTAAAAGAACTCTACGCCCCTTTTTCGGATGAAGAAATTTCTGATAAGATCGCCGAATTGTTGAGTGATGAGTCGATCAAAGCCAAAGTAAAACTCATATTCCAATCTGTAGACGATCTTCACAAGGCTTGTCCTAAAAATCTGGGTGACTGGTATTTCACGGGTGATTATCCTACAGCGGGAGGAAACCGTGTCGTAAATCGGGCTTACATAAACTTTTACGAAGGCAATCCCGAAAGAGCCTACTAG
- a CDS encoding IPExxxVDY family protein has translation MAHHKLILDDDLNEDYSLIAIHCSEESYKVAYLLNRFASLKLKRKPVDLEYSSKGMDVTFPVFEFEHTMFYTTYNLVANKCKSSQLHTSSSGLFSEDFSDRSVVTYLIPEYKKVDYFLKIQSDFEVIPLRKLISEINEIKQVISAYSLDLDQIKSKNNLIFD, from the coding sequence ATGGCACACCACAAACTCATACTGGACGACGATTTAAATGAGGATTATTCTCTTATCGCCATTCATTGCAGCGAAGAATCCTATAAAGTTGCGTATCTCTTAAACCGTTTTGCCTCTTTAAAATTAAAGCGAAAGCCTGTAGATCTGGAATATTCGAGCAAAGGGATGGACGTTACGTTTCCGGTATTCGAATTTGAACATACCATGTTCTATACCACTTACAATCTGGTTGCGAACAAATGTAAATCTTCACAGTTGCATACCAGTTCCAGTGGACTTTTCAGTGAGGATTTTTCAGACAGGTCTGTCGTGACCTATCTTATTCCGGAATACAAAAAAGTAGATTATTTTCTGAAAATACAATCAGATTTTGAGGTTATTCCGCTTCGCAAACTTATTTCAGAAATAAATGAAATAAAACAAGTAATTTCGGCATATAGTCTCGATCTTGATCAGATAAAGTCCAAGAACAATTTAATTTTTGATTAA
- the rnc gene encoding ribonuclease III gives MASIKNIFNSRSSTDGDFFYSLKKILGFKPKNISIYEEAFTHRSMNEKNDDGHSQNYERLEFLGDAMIGSVIASHLFKEVPGGNEGYLTKMRSKVVSREHLNELGRDLNLISFVKTTIPLSQFGGNIHGNVFEALVGAIYLDRGYKYVEKFINKRVIKPYVDIQKLEGKVISYKSLFIEWCQKNKKPFKFSVYEDTGNDALKHFAVRLKLDNETVGKARATSKKKAEERAAKRAFFKLQKRMDTERA, from the coding sequence ATGGCATCAATTAAAAACATATTTAATTCTCGTTCTTCAACCGACGGGGATTTTTTTTATTCCTTAAAGAAAATTCTGGGATTTAAACCCAAGAACATTTCGATCTACGAAGAAGCATTTACACATCGTTCCATGAACGAGAAAAACGATGACGGGCACTCTCAAAACTATGAACGTTTGGAGTTTCTGGGTGATGCCATGATCGGGTCTGTGATCGCCTCTCATCTTTTTAAGGAAGTACCCGGAGGAAACGAAGGATATCTAACTAAAATGCGATCTAAAGTAGTTAGCCGGGAACATCTTAACGAATTAGGACGTGATCTAAACTTGATCAGTTTTGTAAAAACAACTATTCCTTTAAGTCAGTTTGGCGGCAATATCCACGGCAACGTCTTTGAAGCGCTTGTTGGGGCGATTTATCTCGACAGAGGATACAAATATGTGGAGAAGTTCATAAATAAGCGCGTGATAAAACCCTATGTCGACATACAGAAACTGGAAGGGAAGGTAATTAGCTATAAAAGCCTGTTTATCGAATGGTGCCAGAAAAATAAAAAGCCCTTTAAATTTTCGGTATATGAAGACACAGGCAATGATGCCCTTAAGCACTTTGCAGTTCGTCTGAAATTAGACAATGAAACTGTGGGAAAGGCCCGAGCCACCTCAAAGAAAAAGGCCGAAGAGCGCGCTGCAAAAAGAGCGTTTTTTAAACTTCAAAAAAGAATGGATACAGAAAGGGCCTGA
- a CDS encoding acyl carrier protein has protein sequence MSDIASRVKAIIVDKLGVDENEVVNEASFTNDLGADSLDTVELIMEFEKEFDIQIPDDQAENIATVGQAISYIEEAK, from the coding sequence ATGTCAGACATTGCATCAAGAGTAAAAGCGATTATCGTAGACAAATTAGGTGTTGACGAAAACGAAGTTGTAAACGAAGCCAGCTTCACTAACGACTTAGGGGCCGACTCTTTAGATACGGTAGAGCTTATCATGGAATTTGAGAAAGAATTTGATATTCAGATTCCGGACGATCAGGCTGAAAACATTGCTACAGTTGGTCAAGCAATCTCCTATATAGAAGAGGCTAAATAA
- a CDS encoding ribonuclease H1 domain-containing protein: MSKKKQKFYVVWFGNPAGIFGSWEECKRSISGVKGAQYKSFDTFSEAKTAYNKEYADYKGKGAKKKTLSKEELAKIGEPNLLSISVDAASSGNPGKMEYRGVDTQTHKQLFHQGPFLQGTNNVGEFLAIVHGLAFLKQHNSDRLIYTDSRIAMGWVKRKKCNTKLKQTTKNKKLFELIERAENWLKTNRYTTKVVKWETKAWGEIPADFGRK; this comes from the coding sequence ATGAGTAAAAAGAAACAAAAATTCTATGTGGTTTGGTTTGGAAATCCGGCTGGGATTTTCGGAAGTTGGGAAGAATGTAAGCGATCGATAAGCGGTGTTAAGGGTGCCCAGTACAAATCCTTCGATACATTTTCCGAAGCAAAGACCGCTTACAATAAGGAATACGCCGATTATAAAGGAAAAGGGGCAAAGAAGAAAACACTATCCAAAGAAGAGCTGGCAAAAATTGGCGAACCAAATTTACTCTCCATTTCAGTAGATGCTGCCTCCAGCGGAAATCCTGGGAAAATGGAATATCGCGGAGTGGATACGCAAACTCATAAACAACTTTTTCATCAAGGACCCTTTTTGCAAGGGACAAATAATGTAGGAGAGTTTCTTGCCATTGTACACGGACTCGCCTTTCTGAAGCAACATAACAGTGATCGTTTAATCTACACCGATTCACGGATCGCAATGGGTTGGGTAAAGCGTAAAAAGTGCAATACCAAACTGAAGCAAACGACAAAAAATAAAAAGTTATTCGAACTAATTGAACGAGCCGAAAATTGGCTTAAAACAAACCGTTACACTACTAAGGTCGTAAAATGGGAAACCAAAGCCTGGGGGGAAATTCCGGCAGATTTTGGTAGAAAATAA